The Verrucomicrobia bacterium CG1_02_43_26 genome includes the window CTCAATTGGCAAATTTTTGAAACAGGCTCGTCTTTCAGGTTCGAGAATTTTGAGGTCTCCAATTTCGCTATTCCCCATGATGCCTATGATCCCGTAGGGTTTGTCTTCGAAATAAAAAATCCCGTCCCCGGAGAGCCCAACCAAAGAGTCGCTTGGGCAACCGATCTCGGCTATATCCCCGGTCTCGTCCAGGAACGAATCTTCGATGTCGAGATTCTCGTCCTTGAAGCCAATTACGATCTCGACCTATTGGATAACAATCTTTCGCGTCCTTGGTCCCTCAAGCAGCGCATCAAGGGGCGCCATGGACACCTCTCCAATGCTGACTCTTTCGAGTACATCTCAAATAAACTTTCCCCTCATTGGAAAAAAATCTTTCTTGCCCATCTAAGCAAGGATTGTAATGATATATGTAGAGTTAATGAGCAATTTGCTCCTCTAGACTCACATTCTTCATTTAACATAAATATAGTGGATCCTACAAAAAGTCATCCGTTGACTTGCGATCTAAACTAACTTAACGTTGCCTGTTTTAAATTCAGGGCACATGCATTATGGAACGAGCTTATCGTCATACTAAAATCATTTTCACTATTGGTCCCGCCACAGAAGGTATCGAGGTCATTACTCAGCTTATAAATGCAGGCGCAGATATCTGTCGTCTCAATATGGCGCATGCGTCTCATGAATGGACGCGGCAGACTATTGCCAATATCCGTAAGGCCAGCGAAATCGCGGGTAAGGATATTGCTATCATGATGGATATCAAAGGCCCTGAAATACGCACAGGTGATGTGGATGTCCCTTACAACCTCAGCAAAGGGGATCAGCTGGATGTGTACATGTCCCAAACTGCTATGGGAAATCCGTTAGACCATGCTCCTATCTATGCCACTTATGTCAATTATCCCAATCTTATAAATGATGTCAATGAAGGGGATGCGCTGCTGATCGATAGTGGGCACATTCAACTAAGGATTATGGAAAAACAGGCAGACTTTTTGCGCTGCGAGGTCGTTATCCCTGGTCGCCTAACCAGCCGTAGGCATGTTAACCTACCAGGTGTCTATGTCAGCTTGCCACCGCTTACAGAAAAGGATAAGGGGGATATCGCCGTGGGTATCGCAGAGAATATAGAGTTTTTTGCCCTGTCGTTTGTACGTGAAGCAGGGGATATCGTAGCGTTGCGCAAGATTCTTCAGGAGAAGGATTCTCAAGCCAAAATAATCGCTAAACTCGAGGACCAGACTGCTATCACAAACATGGAGGAGATTATAATCGAGTCCGATGGCCTGATGGTCGCCCGAGGTGACCTTGGAGTCGAGTGCCCGTTTGAGCAACTGCCTATTATTCAACGCACAGCCGTTGCTATGTCGATCAAGAATACGAAGCCCGTTATTGTCGCTACGCATATGCTGGAGTCGATGATCAGTTCTCCGCTCCCTACACGAGCAGAGGTCTCGGATGTAGCCAATGCTGTCAGTGAGAAGGCGGACGCTATCATGCTCTCGGCTGAAACCACAATAGGGAAGTATCCTATCAAGTGCATCGAGGTCATGAACAGCATCAGTTGCGCCATGGAGGAGATTGCAGTAACCGAATACAATAAAGACTTGGAACTGTGTACCCCTAAAACAAAAATTTTAAGATCAGCGGTCGTCTTGGCACAAGAACTAAACAGGGCTGGAATTATAGCCTTCACCAACACAGGCTTACTGACGCAGGTTCTATCCTCCCTTAGACCTACAAAGTGCCCTATATTCGCATTTACAGAGAATGAGGCGGTGTATAAGCAGATGCACCTACTATGGGGAGTATATCCCTTTTTATCCAAATTCTCAAATAACCCAGAGATCACTATTGAAGAGGCCTTCAAGAGCCTAAAGGCCACTGGGCTAGTAGAAACAGGGAATACAATGGTTGTCGTAACCAATATTATATTAGGACCTTCCATACGAGACTCTATTCAAATTCGTGTTATCGAATAGCCGAAGGGTCTCATAAATTCTTAATAAGAGGTGGCCTCTTGTACTGAACAGCTAGGTGGCGAATCGAATTAACGTGTTATTTTCAAATCAATAAAGATTGATTTTATAAATAGCACTAGCCT containing:
- a CDS encoding pyruvate kinase, giving the protein MERAYRHTKIIFTIGPATEGIEVITQLINAGADICRLNMAHASHEWTRQTIANIRKASEIAGKDIAIMMDIKGPEIRTGDVDVPYNLSKGDQLDVYMSQTAMGNPLDHAPIYATYVNYPNLINDVNEGDALLIDSGHIQLRIMEKQADFLRCEVVIPGRLTSRRHVNLPGVYVSLPPLTEKDKGDIAVGIAENIEFFALSFVREAGDIVALRKILQEKDSQAKIIAKLEDQTAITNMEEIIIESDGLMVARGDLGVECPFEQLPIIQRTAVAMSIKNTKPVIVATHMLESMISSPLPTRAEVSDVANAVSEKADAIMLSAETTIGKYPIKCIEVMNSISCAMEEIAVTEYNKDLELCTPKTKILRSAVVLAQELNRAGIIAFTNTGLLTQVLSSLRPTKCPIFAFTENEAVYKQMHLLWGVYPFLSKFSNNPEITIEEAFKSLKATGLVETGNTMVVVTNIILGPSIRDSIQIRVIE